In Sphingopyxis sp. FD7, a single window of DNA contains:
- a CDS encoding TonB-dependent receptor: MKMSIQAMRSVRTLTRLACGASLAVLAASPTWAQDAATGDEAVASEDEIIVTGFRASLDKALDVKRESVAAVDAIVAEDIAKFPDQNLAESLQRIPGITIQRDGGEGRAITVRGLGSQFTRVRVNGLETVATSTDGASANRDRAFDFNVFASELFTSIVVHKTASAELDEGSLGAVVDLNTGNPLGGRSGFSGALSAQGSYNDLSDKVGPRVAGLLSWVNDAGTFGVSVSAAYSDQKTLELGNNTVRWAQARFDSVDGTPCFTTANSGGTYVPSAACDEVALAFHPRIPRYGEIAHDKQRLGLTGSVQFAPTDATKISLDALYSKFKHQRREQWAEVLLRSNERSINVSDYEIDANNNLISATLDDAWVRTEHYLRKAETEFYQIGGSWDQDVGDSFRFTLLGGMSKSTASIPLETTIVFDDRDAQDYRYDYSDMGSPLLSFGTSVTDPANFQLAEIRDRPSEVENKFRTVQLRTEWDVSEDFTVKAGGVYRRFDFASVAFTRDTVVCGNGGVDRVLGTITCSPSSAFGPSAVYGFAVTPALSQLFQLGKAGQPAGTTTEWLVPNLDAATDFTGLYNRTPALDAGNNRSVREEVKGAYLQFDAKGELGGLRYALNAGVRYVHTDQTSSGLSSGTAVTVERGYEDWLPSMNLALFPHDDIIIRAAVADVMTRPTLGNLTPGGSVDGFNYRINYGNPFLDPFRATAYDLAFEWYFAPQSIFSVALFKKDVASFPVSTTSSGTFASTGLPLSIIPPSSPAAINPEGQLWTINSIGNGEGASLKGVEVSLQAPFKFLPGFLSNFGGIVNATFVDSDADYRVSGPAIVPGGGLQGTTRTSTLFGLSKRAFNGTLYYDDGKFSARGSISYRSRYVDSNSGTGNIFEGYGSTINVDASMRYAITENIEISVEGINLTDEYRYRFTDFDADRNYENNHFGRTFLFGARVKI, from the coding sequence ATGAAAATGTCAATTCAAGCAATGCGGAGCGTTCGCACTTTGACCCGTCTGGCGTGCGGGGCCTCGCTTGCCGTGCTGGCGGCGTCGCCGACCTGGGCGCAGGATGCGGCCACCGGCGATGAAGCGGTTGCGAGCGAAGACGAGATCATCGTCACCGGCTTCCGCGCCTCGCTCGACAAGGCGCTCGACGTGAAGCGCGAATCGGTCGCTGCGGTCGATGCGATCGTTGCCGAAGACATCGCCAAATTCCCGGACCAGAACCTCGCCGAATCGCTTCAGCGCATTCCCGGCATCACGATCCAGCGCGACGGCGGTGAAGGCCGTGCGATCACGGTGCGCGGGCTCGGTTCGCAATTCACGCGCGTTCGCGTCAACGGGCTCGAAACCGTCGCAACCTCGACCGATGGCGCGTCGGCGAACCGCGACCGCGCCTTCGACTTCAACGTCTTTGCGTCGGAGCTGTTCACCTCGATCGTCGTCCACAAGACCGCCTCGGCCGAGCTCGACGAAGGCTCGCTCGGTGCCGTCGTCGACCTCAACACGGGCAATCCGCTCGGCGGCCGTTCGGGCTTCTCGGGCGCATTGTCGGCGCAGGGCAGCTATAACGACCTGTCGGACAAGGTGGGCCCACGCGTCGCCGGGCTGCTCAGCTGGGTCAATGATGCGGGCACCTTCGGCGTCTCGGTCTCGGCGGCCTATTCGGACCAGAAGACGCTGGAACTCGGCAATAACACGGTTCGCTGGGCGCAGGCGCGTTTCGATTCGGTCGATGGCACGCCTTGCTTCACCACCGCCAATTCGGGCGGCACCTATGTGCCGAGCGCCGCTTGCGACGAGGTCGCGCTGGCGTTCCATCCGCGCATTCCGCGCTATGGCGAAATCGCCCACGACAAGCAGCGGCTGGGTCTGACCGGATCGGTGCAGTTCGCGCCGACCGATGCGACCAAGATTTCGCTCGACGCGCTCTATTCGAAGTTCAAGCACCAGCGCCGCGAACAATGGGCCGAAGTGCTGCTGCGCAGCAACGAACGCTCGATCAACGTCAGCGATTATGAGATCGACGCGAACAACAACCTGATTTCGGCAACGCTCGACGATGCCTGGGTGCGCACCGAACATTATCTGCGCAAGGCCGAAACCGAATTCTATCAGATCGGCGGCAGCTGGGACCAGGACGTCGGGGACAGCTTCCGCTTCACCCTGCTCGGCGGCATGTCGAAGTCGACCGCGTCGATCCCGCTCGAAACGACGATCGTTTTCGACGATCGCGACGCGCAGGATTATCGCTATGACTATAGCGACATGGGCAGCCCGCTGCTCAGCTTCGGCACCAGCGTCACCGATCCGGCCAATTTCCAGCTCGCCGAAATCCGCGACCGCCCGTCGGAGGTCGAAAACAAGTTCCGCACCGTCCAGCTGCGCACCGAATGGGACGTCAGCGAGGATTTCACCGTCAAGGCGGGGGGCGTCTATCGCCGCTTCGACTTCGCGAGCGTCGCCTTCACGCGCGATACGGTGGTGTGCGGCAATGGCGGCGTCGATCGTGTGCTCGGCACGATCACCTGTTCGCCGTCGAGCGCGTTCGGCCCGTCGGCCGTCTATGGCTTTGCGGTAACTCCGGCGCTTTCGCAGCTGTTCCAGCTCGGCAAGGCGGGACAACCGGCGGGGACGACGACCGAATGGCTCGTGCCCAATCTCGACGCCGCGACCGATTTCACCGGTCTGTACAATCGCACCCCGGCGCTTGACGCCGGCAATAACCGCTCGGTGCGTGAAGAGGTGAAGGGCGCCTATCTGCAATTCGATGCGAAGGGCGAACTCGGCGGGCTGCGCTATGCGCTCAACGCCGGGGTGCGTTATGTCCACACCGACCAGACGTCGAGCGGTCTTTCCAGCGGCACGGCCGTGACGGTCGAGCGCGGCTATGAGGACTGGCTGCCGTCGATGAACCTTGCGCTGTTCCCGCACGACGACATAATCATCCGCGCGGCGGTCGCCGATGTGATGACGCGCCCGACGCTTGGCAATCTGACCCCCGGCGGATCGGTCGACGGGTTCAACTATCGCATCAATTACGGCAACCCCTTCCTCGACCCGTTCCGTGCGACCGCCTATGATCTTGCGTTCGAATGGTATTTCGCGCCGCAGTCGATCTTTTCGGTCGCGCTGTTCAAGAAGGATGTCGCGAGCTTCCCGGTTTCGACGACGTCGAGCGGCACTTTCGCCTCGACCGGACTGCCGCTGTCGATCATCCCGCCGAGCAGTCCCGCCGCGATCAATCCGGAAGGGCAGCTGTGGACGATCAATTCGATCGGTAATGGCGAAGGCGCGAGCCTCAAGGGCGTCGAGGTGTCGCTGCAGGCGCCGTTCAAGTTCCTGCCGGGCTTCCTGTCCAATTTCGGCGGGATCGTGAACGCTACCTTTGTCGATTCCGATGCCGACTATCGCGTCAGCGGCCCGGCGATCGTCCCCGGCGGCGGCCTTCAGGGCACCACCCGCACCAGCACATTGTTCGGCCTGTCGAAGCGCGCATTCAACGGTACGCTCTACTATGACGACGGCAAGTTCAGCGCACGCGGCTCGATCAGCTACCGCAGCCGCTATGTCGACTCCAACAGTGGCACCGGCAATATATTCGAAGGCTATGGCTCGACGATCAACGTCGATGCGTCGATGCGCTATGCGATCACCGAGAATATCGAGATTTCGGTCGAAGGGATCAATCTGACCGACGAATATCGGTATCGTTTCACCGATTTCGATGCCGACCGCAATTATGAGAATAACCACTTCGGCCGCACCTTCCTCTTCGGTGCGCGCGTGAAAATCTGA
- a CDS encoding pectate lyase family protein — protein sequence MRPTPWIAALLLAFALPSTPLAAAEAAPRAFPGAVGPAAETPGGRGGKILRVTTLAADGPGSLKAAIDTPGPRIIVFEVGGVIDMGRQPIEIKHPYLTIAGQTAPGPGITLIRTGIDVKTHDVILRHLRVYTGVDGQPKRSGWEADAFSTVAAHNVIVDHCTFLWAIDENMSASGPRFTGKSVEEWRQGTSRNISFSNNIAAEGLADASHPKGEHSKGSLIHDNATGIVFYRNIWAHNVERAPLVKGGAQVLMINNLIYNPKHRAVHYNLMNLEWTGHDYVTGQITAIGNVLRGGNDTDDGLPFLMLGGDGDLDYYGKDNLAVDRHGQPLPEFGRYGETRAELIRAKAPLAPVEGYHILPARDVETSVLATAGARPWARDAEEIRVLFFVAEGRGAIIDDEREVSVYPAVKPPVRAPFVEAEWDLATMEPKSGRYPGQTAPMPQEHLSARDRASRGEAP from the coding sequence ATGCGCCCGACCCCGTGGATAGCCGCGCTTTTGCTGGCCTTTGCGCTGCCCTCCACGCCGCTTGCTGCGGCCGAAGCGGCACCGCGCGCCTTTCCCGGCGCGGTCGGCCCGGCGGCCGAAACCCCCGGCGGGCGCGGTGGCAAGATACTGCGCGTGACGACGCTGGCCGCCGACGGGCCGGGGTCGCTGAAGGCGGCGATCGACACGCCCGGACCGCGCATCATCGTGTTCGAGGTCGGCGGCGTGATCGACATGGGGCGTCAGCCCATCGAGATCAAACATCCCTATCTGACGATCGCGGGGCAAACCGCGCCCGGCCCCGGCATCACGCTGATCCGCACCGGCATCGACGTGAAGACGCACGACGTCATCCTGCGCCACCTGCGCGTCTATACCGGCGTCGATGGCCAGCCGAAGCGCAGCGGGTGGGAAGCCGACGCCTTTTCGACCGTCGCCGCGCACAATGTCATCGTCGATCATTGCACCTTCCTGTGGGCGATCGACGAAAATATGTCGGCGTCGGGGCCGCGCTTCACCGGCAAGAGCGTCGAGGAATGGCGTCAGGGCACGAGCCGCAACATCAGTTTCTCGAACAATATCGCCGCCGAGGGGCTTGCCGATGCGAGCCACCCCAAGGGCGAACACAGCAAGGGATCGCTGATCCACGACAATGCCACCGGCATCGTCTTTTACCGCAATATCTGGGCGCATAATGTCGAGCGCGCACCGCTGGTGAAGGGCGGCGCGCAGGTGCTGATGATCAACAATCTGATCTATAACCCCAAGCACCGCGCGGTGCATTACAACCTGATGAACCTCGAATGGACCGGGCACGACTATGTCACGGGACAGATCACCGCGATCGGCAATGTGCTGCGCGGCGGCAACGACACCGACGACGGCCTGCCCTTTCTGATGCTCGGCGGCGACGGCGACCTCGACTATTATGGCAAGGACAATCTGGCGGTCGATCGCCACGGCCAGCCGCTGCCCGAATTCGGCCGTTATGGCGAGACGCGCGCCGAGCTGATCCGCGCGAAGGCGCCGCTCGCGCCGGTCGAGGGTTACCATATCCTGCCAGCGCGCGACGTCGAAACGTCGGTGCTCGCGACCGCGGGCGCGCGGCCGTGGGCGCGCGATGCCGAAGAGATTCGCGTGCTCTTCTTCGTGGCCGAGGGGCGCGGCGCGATCATCGACGACGAAAGGGAAGTGAGCGTCTATCCCGCGGTCAAGCCGCCGGTGCGCGCGCCCTTCGTCGAGGCCGAGTGGGATCTCGCGACGATGGAGCCCAAATCGGGCCGCTATCCGGGGCAGACCGCGCCGATGCCGCAGGAACATCTGTCGGCGCGCGACCGCGCCTCGCGCGGAGAGGCGCCATGA
- a CDS encoding cupin domain-containing protein, translating to MSALLAMLLASVGAAPAMVVIDEAATVREEAPPHGQIGMSTAWRISDAVPAPRSFEFRKRALHVGAAIGVHPIDHDEIYYVLAGTGIVHSDGEEKALKAGTAAWLYKGAKVGIRQTGTEPLVLIIAYPNKAAGS from the coding sequence ATGAGCGCGCTGCTCGCGATGTTGCTGGCCAGCGTCGGCGCCGCGCCCGCGATGGTCGTGATCGACGAAGCCGCGACGGTGCGCGAGGAAGCTCCGCCGCACGGGCAAATCGGCATGTCGACCGCATGGCGGATCAGCGACGCCGTGCCCGCGCCGCGCAGCTTCGAGTTCCGCAAGCGCGCGCTGCACGTCGGCGCGGCGATCGGCGTGCATCCGATCGACCATGACGAAATCTATTATGTCCTGGCAGGGACCGGCATCGTCCATTCCGACGGCGAGGAAAAGGCGCTGAAGGCCGGGACTGCGGCGTGGCTCTACAAGGGCGCCAAGGTCGGCATCCGGCAGACAGGCACCGAGCCGCTGGTGCTCATCATCGCCTATCCGAACAAGGCCGCCGGATCATGA
- a CDS encoding alpha/beta hydrolase: MTVGRRELLTAGLALPFASVAAREAWTRPAGVAPDVSVPLWPEGHLTRPPGLAERVVQRSDDPDASDRMLEGITRPRLDIFRPAQPNGAAVILAPGGGYRYVVIDKEGYELARWLKERGVTVYVLFYRLPGDGWTNGADVPLADAQRAVRLVRSRAGIDGIDPARVAFGGFSAGGQVATSLLTRFDAKVYAPVDAADALPARPDALAAIYPVVSMDPAIAHAVSREKLIGTNPDAAREALYSPDRNVRADQPPLWLLHAEDDDVVKVDNSVRLRDAARAINAPCEAHFFERGGHGFGLMKTAGLPVAIWPDLLWNWLGSHRIV, translated from the coding sequence ATGACTGTCGGCCGCCGCGAACTCCTTACCGCTGGTCTCGCGCTGCCCTTCGCGAGTGTGGCAGCGCGCGAGGCGTGGACGCGCCCCGCCGGGGTCGCGCCCGATGTCAGCGTGCCGCTCTGGCCCGAAGGCCATCTCACGCGGCCCCCTGGCCTCGCCGAGCGCGTCGTCCAGCGCAGCGACGACCCCGACGCCAGCGACCGGATGCTCGAAGGCATCACGCGCCCGCGGCTCGACATCTTCCGCCCGGCGCAGCCCAATGGCGCCGCGGTCATCCTCGCGCCCGGCGGCGGCTATCGCTATGTCGTGATCGACAAGGAAGGTTATGAGCTGGCGCGCTGGCTGAAGGAACGCGGCGTCACCGTTTACGTTCTTTTCTATCGCCTGCCCGGCGACGGCTGGACGAACGGAGCCGACGTGCCGCTCGCCGATGCGCAGCGCGCGGTGCGGCTGGTGCGCAGCCGCGCAGGCATCGACGGCATCGATCCGGCGCGCGTCGCCTTCGGCGGCTTTTCGGCGGGCGGGCAGGTCGCGACGAGCCTGCTCACGCGCTTCGACGCAAAAGTCTATGCACCGGTCGACGCCGCCGACGCGCTGCCCGCGCGGCCCGATGCGCTCGCCGCCATTTATCCGGTCGTGTCGATGGACCCCGCGATCGCCCATGCGGTGAGCCGCGAGAAGCTGATCGGAACAAACCCCGACGCGGCGCGCGAGGCGCTTTACTCGCCCGACCGCAATGTCCGCGCCGACCAGCCGCCGCTCTGGCTGCTCCACGCCGAGGATGATGATGTCGTCAAGGTCGACAACAGCGTCCGCCTGCGCGACGCGGCGCGCGCCATCAATGCGCCGTGCGAAGCGCATTTCTTCGAGCGCGGCGGTCATGGTTTCGGGCTGATGAAAACCGCGGGGCTGCCCGTCGCGATCTGGCCCGACTTGCTGTGGAACTGGCTGGGGTCGCACCGGATCGTCTGA
- a CDS encoding carboxylesterase/lipase family protein, whose protein sequence is MSGAELTRRALLAAGAGAVLAPPLFARTGGGVRTFKGIRYATARRFEAPVPSPDNRTARGDFGPACPQRGDRYAPQSEDCLFLNVWTPATASDARRPVMVYFHGGAYSTGSVTDPINDGAALAARGDVVVVTVNHRLNALGYLYLARLDPRFPDSGNAGQLDLIAALTWVQRNIAAFGGDPRNVTVFGQSGGGAKIATLMAMPAAKGLFHKAITMSGQQVTASGPLNATKRAEAFLDALGKGVDPATAPIGQLIAALEATDPILGGSVYMGPVLDMTHLTRHPFWPDAAPQSLDIPMMLGNTVLETRAFYAPDGKPLAGLSFDNLAARIAPEIKVDAHPEWVVAQFRARYPKAAPLDLFHRIVTAGRSWRGQVEEAEARARAGAPAFVYQLDFEDAKHTDDIGFAFGTTPDASPAQQAMSDRMMDAFVRFARTGDPGWPAYDLGTRQTMIFDTDSRVESDPRRWERELFARVPYIQPGS, encoded by the coding sequence ATGTCCGGCGCTGAGCTGACCCGCCGCGCGCTGCTCGCGGCAGGCGCCGGCGCCGTGCTGGCGCCGCCGCTTTTTGCGCGAACGGGGGGAGGCGTCCGGACCTTCAAAGGCATTCGCTACGCGACGGCCAGGCGCTTCGAGGCGCCGGTGCCATCGCCCGATAATCGCACCGCGCGGGGCGACTTCGGCCCCGCCTGCCCGCAGCGCGGCGATCGCTATGCCCCGCAGTCCGAAGACTGCCTGTTCCTCAACGTCTGGACACCCGCGACGGCAAGCGATGCCAGGCGGCCGGTGATGGTCTATTTCCACGGCGGCGCCTATTCGACCGGCAGCGTCACCGATCCGATCAATGACGGCGCGGCGCTCGCGGCGCGCGGCGATGTCGTGGTCGTGACGGTGAACCACCGGCTCAACGCGCTCGGTTATCTGTATCTCGCGCGGCTCGACCCGCGTTTTCCCGACAGCGGCAATGCCGGGCAGCTCGACCTGATCGCGGCGCTGACATGGGTGCAGCGCAATATCGCGGCCTTCGGCGGCGATCCCCGCAATGTCACCGTCTTCGGCCAGTCGGGCGGCGGCGCGAAGATTGCGACCTTGATGGCGATGCCGGCGGCGAAGGGCCTGTTCCACAAGGCGATCACGATGAGCGGGCAGCAGGTTACGGCCTCGGGCCCGCTCAACGCCACGAAGCGTGCCGAAGCTTTCCTGGACGCACTCGGCAAGGGCGTCGATCCCGCGACCGCACCCATCGGGCAACTGATCGCAGCGCTGGAGGCGACCGACCCGATTCTGGGCGGCTCCGTCTACATGGGTCCGGTGCTCGACATGACGCATCTGACGCGCCACCCCTTCTGGCCCGATGCAGCGCCGCAGTCGCTCGACATCCCGATGATGCTCGGCAACACGGTGCTGGAAACGCGCGCCTTTTATGCGCCCGACGGCAAGCCGCTGGCGGGGCTGAGTTTTGACAATCTTGCGGCGCGGATCGCCCCCGAAATCAAGGTCGATGCGCACCCCGAATGGGTCGTCGCGCAGTTTCGCGCGCGCTATCCCAAGGCCGCGCCACTCGACCTTTTCCACCGCATCGTTACCGCGGGGCGCAGCTGGCGCGGGCAGGTCGAGGAGGCCGAGGCGCGTGCGCGCGCCGGGGCGCCCGCCTTTGTCTATCAGCTCGATTTCGAGGATGCGAAGCACACCGACGACATCGGTTTCGCTTTCGGCACCACCCCCGATGCAAGCCCGGCGCAGCAGGCGATGAGCGACCGGATGATGGATGCCTTCGTCCGCTTCGCGCGCACGGGCGATCCGGGCTGGCCCGCCTATGATCTGGGCACGCGGCAGACGATGATCTTCGACACCGACAGCCGCGTCGAGAGCGATCCGCGCCGGTGGGAGCGCGAGCTGTTCGCGCGCGTGCCCTATATCCAGCCGGGGAGTTAA
- a CDS encoding sugar kinase gives MAQGKLVFFGELLIRLNAPGNELLMQSPTLALHVGGAEANVAIGLAHLGHACAMVSRVPDNALGRGAVAAVRGAGVDCTAVTTAPGRMGLYFLSVGAGLRASEIVYDRAGSSFAASGADDYDWDALLNGAALLHLSGITPALGPRSAEAALAAARMAKRLGVPVSFDGNYRAMLWEAWDSDPRAILSELIGSADILFGNHRDLSLVLGQEFSGEGEDRRREAAEAGFAAFPGLSLIASTARHTVTADHHRIAARVDLRDGCHQTDEVDVTGIVDRIGAGDAFAAGVLHAHLGGGTAETMAMSGLALTCLKHSLPGDASRFGQADIDAFHGGGLDVRR, from the coding sequence ATGGCGCAAGGCAAGCTGGTCTTTTTCGGCGAACTGCTGATCCGCCTCAACGCGCCGGGCAACGAGCTGCTGATGCAGTCGCCCACGCTGGCGCTTCACGTCGGCGGGGCCGAAGCCAATGTGGCGATTGGACTCGCGCATCTTGGCCATGCCTGCGCGATGGTGTCGCGGGTTCCGGACAATGCGCTGGGTCGTGGCGCAGTGGCGGCGGTGCGCGGCGCGGGCGTCGATTGCACCGCTGTCACGACCGCGCCGGGGCGCATGGGGCTTTATTTCCTCAGCGTCGGGGCAGGGCTGCGCGCGTCCGAAATCGTCTATGACCGCGCGGGATCGAGCTTTGCGGCGAGCGGCGCGGACGATTATGACTGGGACGCGCTGCTGAATGGCGCAGCGCTCCTCCATCTGTCGGGCATCACCCCTGCCTTGGGCCCGCGCTCGGCCGAGGCGGCGCTCGCGGCGGCGCGTATGGCGAAGCGGCTGGGCGTGCCCGTCAGCTTCGATGGCAATTACCGTGCGATGCTGTGGGAGGCGTGGGACAGCGATCCGCGCGCGATTCTTTCCGAGCTGATCGGCAGCGCCGACATATTGTTCGGCAACCACCGCGACCTGTCGCTGGTGCTGGGGCAGGAGTTCAGTGGCGAAGGCGAGGACCGGCGGCGCGAGGCGGCCGAAGCGGGCTTCGCGGCTTTTCCCGGTCTCAGCCTCATCGCCTCGACCGCGCGCCATACCGTCACCGCCGACCACCACCGCATCGCGGCGCGCGTCGATCTTCGCGATGGCTGCCACCAGACTGACGAGGTCGACGTAACCGGAATCGTCGACCGCATCGGCGCGGGCGATGCCTTTGCCGCGGGGGTGCTCCACGCGCATCTGGGCGGAGGCACCGCCGAAACGATGGCGATGAGCGGCCTCGCGCTCACCTGCCTCAAACATTCGCTCCCCGGCGACGCCAGCCGCTTCGGCCAGGCCGACATCGATGCTTTCCACGGCGGCGGACTCGATGTCCGGCGCTGA
- the kduD gene encoding 2-dehydro-3-deoxy-D-gluconate 5-dehydrogenase KduD, whose protein sequence is MSASFFDLAGRVALVTGANTGIGQGIALALAGAGADIAAAGRSPADETIGKVRAIGRRGDNFAADLSSVGAVQPLVDAVLAAFGRIDILVNNAGIIRRADAVDFTEEDWDAVMDTNLKTLFFLCQSVGRHMIARGSGKIINIASMLTFQGGIRVPSYTASKSGVGGLTKLLANEWAAKGVNVNAIAPGYIATNNTAALQSDETRNRQIMERIPAGRWGDPADIGGAAVFLASRASDYVQGHILAVDGGWLAR, encoded by the coding sequence ATGAGCGCATCCTTCTTTGATCTCGCCGGACGCGTCGCGCTGGTCACCGGCGCCAACACCGGCATCGGGCAGGGGATTGCGCTCGCGCTCGCCGGTGCGGGCGCCGACATCGCCGCGGCGGGCCGCTCGCCCGCCGATGAAACCATTGGCAAGGTGCGCGCGATCGGGCGCCGCGGCGACAATTTCGCCGCCGACCTGTCGAGCGTCGGCGCAGTGCAGCCGCTCGTCGATGCGGTGCTCGCCGCGTTCGGGCGCATCGACATCCTCGTCAACAACGCCGGGATCATCCGCCGCGCCGATGCGGTCGATTTCACCGAGGAAGACTGGGATGCGGTGATGGACACCAATTTGAAGACGCTCTTCTTCCTCTGCCAGAGCGTCGGGCGACACATGATCGCGCGCGGGTCGGGCAAGATCATCAACATCGCCTCGATGCTGACCTTTCAGGGCGGTATTCGCGTGCCGAGCTACACCGCGTCGAAATCGGGGGTCGGCGGACTCACCAAGCTGCTCGCGAACGAATGGGCGGCAAAGGGGGTCAACGTCAACGCGATCGCGCCGGGCTATATCGCGACGAACAACACCGCCGCGCTGCAATCGGATGAGACGCGCAACCGGCAGATCATGGAGCGCATTCCCGCGGGTCGCTGGGGCGACCCCGCCGATATCGGCGGCGCCGCGGTGTTCCTGGCGTCGCGCGCGTCGGACTATGTGCAAGGCCATATCCTCGCCGTCGATGGCGGCTGGCTGGCTCGGTAA
- a CDS encoding RpiB/LacA/LacB family sugar-phosphate isomerase yields MKIALITENSQAAKNGIIHEALAAVAEPLGHQVFNYGMYSADDKASLTYVMNGLLAGILLNSKAADFVVTGCGTGMGSMLACNAMPGVFCGLVIDPTDAFLFGQINDGNAISMPYAKGFGWAAELNLRDVYAKLFDGERGLGYPKERAEIMRTNRGILKELKAAACHDMLTVLKTVDQDLLRAAIAGEKFADYFYANSQDEAISAYLKSLSAEPALA; encoded by the coding sequence ATGAAGATCGCGCTGATCACCGAGAACAGCCAGGCCGCCAAGAACGGCATCATCCACGAAGCACTGGCCGCGGTTGCCGAGCCGCTGGGTCATCAGGTTTTCAACTATGGCATGTATTCGGCCGACGACAAGGCGTCGCTGACCTATGTCATGAACGGCCTGCTCGCGGGCATCCTGCTCAATTCGAAGGCCGCCGATTTCGTCGTCACCGGCTGCGGAACCGGCATGGGTTCGATGCTCGCCTGCAACGCGATGCCCGGCGTGTTCTGCGGTCTGGTGATCGATCCGACCGATGCCTTTCTGTTCGGCCAGATCAACGACGGCAACGCCATTTCGATGCCCTATGCCAAGGGTTTCGGCTGGGCCGCCGAACTCAACCTCCGGGATGTTTATGCCAAGCTGTTCGACGGCGAGCGCGGCCTCGGCTATCCCAAGGAGCGCGCCGAAATCATGCGGACGAACCGCGGCATTTTGAAGGAACTGAAGGCGGCGGCGTGCCACGACATGCTGACGGTGCTGAAGACTGTCGATCAGGATCTGCTGCGTGCGGCGATCGCGGGCGAGAAATTCGCCGATTATTTCTACGCCAATTCGCAGGACGAGGCGATCAGCGCCTATCTGAAGAGCCTGTCGGCGGAGCCGGCGCTCGCCTGA
- a CDS encoding LacI family DNA-binding transcriptional regulator, whose product MAAQTKGPGGKQPTINDVAALAGVSKKTVSRVINRSEFLTEKTRAAVEKAIEQLGFVPNPQARALAFRRNFLIALLHDNPNAQTVLNFQRGVLDAIKDSDLALLVRPVDRGSDKLLDDVRTFLEKQRPIGAMLLPPISENDELAGLCEDLGVRYVRIGSAPLDDPRHCISSNDREVVAEAVRGLIALGHRRIGFVRGPVGFRSAAEREKGFLEALAEAGLTLPDELNAPGNYRYTAGIEAGEALLARADPPTAIFCSNDEMAAGVLSVAHGKGIKVPAELSIIGFDDSPTATHIWPALSTVRWPIREMGVRASQILVPDFLGPGAKLDEEDNVLPSTLIERQSVAPPPGGSKP is encoded by the coding sequence ATGGCGGCACAGACCAAGGGGCCGGGGGGCAAGCAGCCGACAATCAACGACGTCGCGGCGTTGGCGGGCGTATCGAAAAAGACGGTGAGCCGGGTGATCAACCGGTCGGAGTTCCTGACCGAAAAGACGCGCGCCGCGGTCGAAAAGGCGATCGAGCAGCTGGGCTTCGTCCCCAATCCACAGGCGCGCGCGCTCGCCTTTCGCCGCAACTTCCTGATCGCGCTGCTTCACGACAATCCGAACGCGCAGACGGTGCTCAATTTCCAGCGCGGCGTGCTCGACGCGATCAAGGATAGCGATCTCGCGCTGCTCGTCCGCCCGGTCGATCGCGGGTCGGACAAATTGCTCGACGATGTGCGCACTTTTCTCGAAAAGCAGCGGCCGATCGGCGCGATGCTGTTGCCGCCAATCTCCGAGAATGACGAGCTAGCCGGGCTCTGCGAGGATCTGGGCGTGCGCTATGTCCGCATCGGCTCGGCGCCGCTCGACGACCCCAGACATTGCATCTCGTCGAACGATCGCGAGGTGGTGGCGGAGGCGGTGCGCGGGCTCATCGCGCTTGGCCATCGCCGCATCGGTTTCGTGCGCGGCCCGGTGGGTTTCCGCTCGGCCGCCGAGCGCGAAAAAGGCTTTCTCGAAGCGCTCGCCGAGGCGGGACTCACGCTGCCCGACGAACTCAACGCTCCCGGCAACTACCGCTACACGGCGGGGATCGAGGCGGGCGAGGCGCTGCTGGCGCGCGCCGATCCACCGACCGCGATCTTCTGCTCGAACGACGAAATGGCGGCGGGAGTGCTGAGCGTTGCACACGGCAAGGGGATCAAGGTGCCCGCCGAACTGTCGATCATCGGCTTCGACGACAGTCCGACCGCGACGCATATCTGGCCTGCGCTCAGCACGGTGCGCTGGCCGATCCGCGAAATGGGCGTGCGCGCCTCGCAGATCCTGGTTCCCGATTTCCTCGGCCCCGGCGCAAAGCTGGACGAGGAAGATAATGTCCTGCCCTCGACCTTGATCGAGCGGCAGTCGGTCGCGCCACCGCCCGGCGGCTCGAAGCCGTAA